In one Arachis duranensis cultivar V14167 chromosome 9, aradu.V14167.gnm2.J7QH, whole genome shotgun sequence genomic region, the following are encoded:
- the LOC107467746 gene encoding serine/threonine-protein phosphatase 7 long form homolog gives MAKRHKARDVDRPELHIVNYLSNPDYSSRMMTCDHPLPPDRYHPSVEDHLRVTGFYHASQIGVVQGQKALINALVERWRPETHTFHLPIGECTVTLEDVAVILGLPTNGLPVTGMTLSSFEALEGECFHQFGVAPRKADCRGSGIKMTWLRNLKERIQLTDENSMQRYVKCHIMLLLGTILLGDKSGASVHWKFLPLLRDFHSISNFSWGSACLAHLYRSLCRASRFDCKEIDGPLTLLLGWFWIRLPYLAPPTREPRSFPLANRWRNWERGDNRYRYLSLAHFREALDEVQEGQFVWVAYGVDRIEPGIIPEDIFLHAVVWSATVPLISFESIEWHATDRVRRQFGLVQGVPSEETNLGRAHGETLAGPKNLDWATAPSHSCWIMRWTNRYNYILREYVEPSQHPLDVYMDWYRARYGKHLMLSNVVVQENDEGEQVMDDEGNPVINDEGSLVMEDEGSPVIHVANEEPVSHSHPHPPPPPASQEQFQASVPYHVQTQYTPSYPIDQQYWSTPQWDAGEGASFSQLLGFMAADAGQSQFGHQPEFMPGRYSLDARIPCHTASVASGGLETGDSSRSEGGRGIFTSRNLRHVSMGQIEENAGIGEHETDQYLVEEPDDEEMDEDQEESEDDEMDEDEESRNNAPDDADDAGPTL, from the exons ATGGCTAAGAGACACAAGGCTAGAGATGTTGATCGTCCTGAACTTCACATTGTTAATTATTTGTCTAATCCTGATTAt AGTTCACGGATGATGACATGTGACCACCCACTGCCTCCCGATCGGTACCATCCAAGTGTAGAGGATCATTTACGGGTAACTGGGTTTTATCATGCCTCTCAGATTGGAGTAGTCCAAGGACAGAAAGCATTGATAAATGCTTTAGTTGAGAGGTGGCGGCCGGAAACACACACCTTCCACCTTCCGATTGGTGAGTGCACAGTGACCCTTGAGGATGTAGCTGTTATTTTGGGCCTCCCGACGAACGGCCTTCCGGTTACGGGGATGACCTTGAGCAGCTTTGAAGCATTGGAGGGTGAGTGTTTCCATCAGTTTGGGGTTGCACCGAGAAAGGCCGACTGCAGAGGGAGCGGCATAAAAATGACATGGCTTAGGAATCTAAAAGAACGTATACAACTGACTGACGAGAACAGTATGCAGAGGTACGTCAAGTGCCACATTATGTTGTTATTGGGTACTATATTACTTGGAGACAAGTCAGGGGCATCTGTGCACTGGAAGTTTCTGCCTTTGCTCCGGGATTTTCATAGTATCAGTAATTTTAGTTGGGGATCGGCATGTTTGGCGCACCTATACCGGTCATTATGCCGGGCCTCTCGTTTTGATTGTAAAGAAATCGATGGTCCGTTAACACTGCTGCTAGGTTGGTTTTGGATCCGCCTACCGTATCTTGCGCCCCCTACTAGGGAACCACGCAGTTTTCCGCTTGCAAACAG GTGGCGTAACTGGGAGCGTGGTGACAATCGGTATAGATATCTTAGTCTCGCCCACTTTAGGGAGGCGTTAGATGAGGTTCAGGAAGGGCAG TTCGTGTGGGTTGCTTATGGTGTGGATCGCATTGAACCGGGCATAATCCCAGAAGACATCTTCCTGCACGCAGTAGTCTGGAGCGCTACGGTTCCGTTGATTTCATTTGAATCTATTGAGTGGCATGCAACGGATAGAGTTAGAAGACAATTTGGTTTGGTTCAGGGAGTTCCATCTGAGGAAACAAATCTGGGAAGGGCACATGGAGAAACACTTGCTGGTCCTAAGAATCTTGACTGGGCCACAGCCCCGTCCCATTCATGTTGGATTATGCGCTGGACAAACAGGTATAATTACATTCTGCGTGAGTATGTGGAACCTTCACAGCATCCATTGGATGTTTACATGGACTGGTATCGTGCACGGTATGGCAAGCATTTGATGTTGTCAAATGTTGTGGTTCAAGAGAACGATGAAGGTGAACAAGTAATGGATGATGAGGGTAACCCAGTTATAAATGATGAGGGTAGCCTAGTAATGGAAGATGAGGGTAGCCCAGTTATTCATGTAGCCAATGAAGAACCGGTTTCACATTCACATCCACATCCACCTCCACCTCCAGCTTCCCAAGAACAATTTCAGGCTTCGGTACCATATCATGTTCAGACACAATATACCCCGTCATACCCAATAGATCAACAATATTGGAGTACTCCACAATGGGATGCTGGAGAGGGTGCTTCTTTTAGCCAGTTGCTTGGCTTCATGGCTGCGGATGCAGGGCAGTCACAATTTGGCCATCAACCTGAATTTATGCCCGGGAGGTATTCTTTGGACGCGAGGATTCCATGCCACACTGCCTCAGTTGCTTCTGGAGGTTTGGAAACTGGAGATTCCAGTAGAAGTGAAGGCGGTCGGGGGATCTTTACTAGCAGGAACCTACGGCATGTATCAATGGGTCAGATTGAAGAAAATGCCGGGATAGGTGAGCATGAAACCGATCAGTATCTCGTGGAAGAACCGGATGATGAGGAGATGGATGAGGATCAAGAGGAGAGCGAGGATGACGAGATGGATGAGGATGAAGAATCCCGCAACAATGCTCCTGATGATGCGGATGATGCAGGTCCGACTTTATGA